In Sphingobacterium sp. PCS056, the following proteins share a genomic window:
- the lysS gene encoding lysine--tRNA ligase — protein MSTVLSEQEQLRRQALQSLVDLGIDPYPAEEFEISANAADILKNYDRDKLNYKNISIAGRIMSRRVMGNASFFEIQDSSGRIQAYIKRDDICPDEDKTMYNVVFKKLLDIGDIVGIKGYVFTTQTEAICVHVEKLTVLSKSLRPLPIVKTAEGKTYDAFTDPELRYRMRYVDLVVNPQNKEIFVKRTKLFSAMRNFFNEAGYMEVETPVLQSIPGGAAARPFITHHNALDMPLYLRIANELYLKRLIVGGFDGVYEFSKNFRNEGMDRTHNPEFTAMEIYVAYKDYNWMMKFTEQLLEHCAIAVNGTTKTTFGEHEIDFRAPYKRITMADSIKEFTGFDITGKSEQEIFEAAKDMGIAVNNTMGKGKLIDEIFGEKCEGNYIQPTFITDYPKEMSPLTKKHRDNPEITERFELMVCGKEIANAYSELNDPIDQRERFEAQMALSARGDDEAMFIDQDFLRALEYGMPPTSGLGIGMDRLIMFLTNNASIQEVLFFPQMRPEKITTVASTEDYIALGIPAEWVPVLQKMGFNTIPELKDANPNKVFNDLGGMRKKMKLEIAMPTKDEVLAWFS, from the coding sequence ATGAGTACTGTATTATCCGAACAGGAACAATTAAGAAGACAGGCATTGCAATCTCTTGTGGATTTGGGTATCGACCCCTATCCGGCTGAAGAGTTTGAGATCAGTGCAAATGCTGCTGATATATTAAAAAATTACGATAGAGATAAGCTTAACTATAAGAATATAAGCATTGCGGGACGTATCATGAGCCGTCGTGTCATGGGAAATGCTTCATTTTTCGAAATTCAAGATAGTTCAGGCCGTATTCAAGCTTATATAAAACGTGATGACATCTGTCCTGATGAGGATAAAACGATGTATAATGTCGTTTTTAAAAAATTATTAGATATTGGTGACATCGTTGGAATCAAAGGCTATGTTTTTACAACTCAAACGGAAGCAATCTGTGTTCACGTTGAAAAATTAACAGTATTATCGAAGTCATTACGCCCTCTTCCAATTGTAAAAACTGCAGAAGGAAAAACATACGATGCTTTTACAGATCCGGAATTACGCTATAGAATGCGATACGTAGATCTTGTTGTTAATCCGCAAAATAAAGAGATTTTCGTCAAAAGAACGAAGTTGTTTAGCGCTATGCGTAACTTCTTTAATGAAGCAGGTTATATGGAGGTGGAAACTCCAGTTCTTCAGTCTATCCCTGGGGGTGCAGCAGCACGTCCATTTATAACGCATCATAATGCTTTAGATATGCCTCTATATTTGCGTATCGCAAATGAATTGTATCTGAAACGCTTGATCGTGGGTGGTTTTGATGGTGTTTACGAATTTTCAAAAAACTTCAGAAATGAAGGAATGGATCGCACACACAATCCAGAATTTACAGCAATGGAAATTTATGTGGCTTATAAAGACTACAACTGGATGATGAAGTTTACAGAACAATTGTTAGAACACTGTGCAATTGCTGTAAATGGAACAACGAAAACGACATTCGGTGAACATGAAATCGATTTCCGTGCCCCTTATAAAAGGATTACTATGGCCGATTCAATTAAGGAATTTACAGGTTTTGATATCACTGGAAAATCTGAACAAGAAATTTTTGAAGCGGCTAAAGACATGGGAATTGCGGTGAACAACACCATGGGCAAAGGAAAATTAATTGATGAGATTTTTGGCGAAAAATGTGAAGGAAACTATATTCAACCGACGTTTATCACAGATTATCCAAAAGAAATGTCTCCATTGACTAAAAAGCACCGGGATAATCCAGAGATTACTGAACGTTTTGAATTGATGGTGTGTGGTAAAGAAATCGCTAATGCTTATTCTGAGTTGAATGACCCTATTGATCAGCGTGAGCGTTTTGAAGCTCAAATGGCATTATCCGCTCGTGGAGATGATGAAGCCATGTTTATCGATCAGGACTTTTTACGTGCACTGGAATATGGTATGCCTCCAACCTCTGGTTTAGGTATTGGTATGGATCGTTTAATCATGTTCCTAACCAATAATGCTTCTATTCAGGAAGTATTATTCTTTCCTCAAATGCGTCCAGAAAAGATTACGACAGTTGCTTCAACTGAAGATTATATAGCACTAGGAATTCCAGCTGAATGGGTGCCTGTATTACAAAAAATGGGTTTTAATACAATCCCTGAATTGAAAGACGCTAACCCAAACAAAGTTTTTAACGACTTGGGCGGAATGCGTAAAAAAATGAAATTAGAAATCGCAATGCCAACAAAAGACGAGGTGTTGGCTTGGTTTTCTTAA
- a CDS encoding patatin-like phospholipase family protein has protein sequence MKNILSIDGGGIRGIIPALVLVVLEEILQKKCNDPDARIAEYFDFIAGTSTGGILACILLYPSDENPLKPKFSAKEALNLYVSHGSDIFKTTKWRKFLSEFGLVSELYSATALESVLKQYFGETKLSQLIKPCIITAYNIELRKNHFFRQQKAITHGTARDFYLKDVCRATSAAPTYFSVAEIYSIAGTRYPLVDGGMVAQNPSICALLEVMKAFEDTEINDLFMVSLGTGIAKTAYNYEHFKKKLAIQIGPALVDIMTSASSESTEFFIEQLFKFNRKSKNYVRLEPTNMSSVESSMDAASQNNIQKLISLADRLMSENENQLNRIVDHLIKENNAKNKKNPWSKLMDRL, from the coding sequence ATGAAAAATATACTTTCCATAGATGGGGGTGGGATTAGAGGTATAATACCAGCTTTAGTATTAGTGGTATTAGAAGAAATTCTTCAAAAAAAATGTAATGATCCTGATGCTCGAATTGCCGAATATTTTGATTTTATAGCGGGTACAAGTACAGGTGGTATTTTGGCGTGTATCTTATTATACCCTAGTGATGAAAATCCTTTAAAACCTAAATTTTCTGCTAAAGAGGCGCTCAATCTCTACGTTTCTCACGGTAGTGATATTTTTAAAACGACAAAATGGAGAAAATTTTTAAGCGAATTTGGCTTGGTAAGCGAATTGTATTCTGCTACTGCGCTTGAGAGTGTATTGAAACAATATTTTGGAGAAACGAAACTCAGTCAACTCATCAAGCCATGTATCATCACGGCGTATAATATAGAGCTCCGAAAGAATCATTTTTTTAGGCAACAAAAAGCGATCACGCATGGTACAGCCCGCGACTTCTATTTAAAAGACGTTTGCCGAGCGACCTCAGCTGCTCCTACCTATTTCTCTGTTGCTGAAATCTATTCCATAGCGGGAACGAGATATCCATTGGTAGATGGTGGGATGGTGGCTCAAAATCCATCCATCTGTGCTTTGTTGGAGGTGATGAAGGCTTTTGAAGATACGGAAATAAACGATCTATTTATGGTTTCTTTAGGTACAGGTATAGCAAAGACGGCCTATAATTATGAACATTTTAAGAAAAAATTAGCTATTCAGATCGGACCTGCCTTGGTGGATATCATGACAAGCGCCTCTTCTGAAAGCACAGAGTTTTTTATTGAACAATTATTCAAGTTTAATCGAAAATCAAAAAATTATGTTCGTTTAGAACCTACAAATATGTCAAGTGTCGAATCTTCTATGGATGCAGCTTCTCAAAACAACATCCAAAAGCTCATCTCTCTGGCAGATAGACTCATGAGTGAAAATGAAAATCAACTGAACCGGATCGTAGATCACTTGATCAAAGAAAATAATGCTAAAAACAAGAAAAATCCGTGGTCGAAGTTGATGGATAGGTTGTAA